The Bacillota bacterium genomic sequence CTGCAATGCCGGCGGTGCGGGCTACGGGAAAACGCGAGGGGAGTTGTTTTCGGTGAAGGGGACGCTTGCGCAACAATAATGTTTGTTGGGGAAGCACCTGGCGCCGATGAAGATCGCTTGGGTCGTCCTTTCGTAGGGACTGCAGGACAATTGCTGGACAAAATTTTAGCTGCTGCAGGGTTTGCCAGGGAAAGTGTCTATATAACAAATGTGGCCAAATGCCGGCCTCCGGACAACCGGTTGCCGAAGAAGGAAGAGGCGGAGGCCTGCTTTCCATATCTCATACGCCAAATCGAACTTATTCAACCCCGCATCCTTGTCTGTCTGGGAACTCTAGCGACTCAGTATCTTGTTTACCGCGAGGCAAAAGTAGCGCTACTACGGGGACAGGTTTTTGAAAAAGGAGGAATTAAGATTATACCAACTTATCACCCTGCTGCTTTACTGCGGGATGCCAGCAAGAAAAAGTTGGTTTGGCAGGATTTTCAACACATTAAAGAACTATACGATCAGCTTGGGGGAAAAGCATGAATTTCATGTGGTTGCATACTTTTAATATCATTGTTGAAAAGAAAAGTTTAACAAAAGCAGCGCGGGCTTTACATTTAACCCAACCTGCAGTAAGCAAACAGCTTCGGGGCTTAGAGCTGTATTACGGAACACCTTTATTTCACCGGACGACCCGCGAAGTGGAACTTACAGAAGCAGGAAAAATCGTTTATGAACATAGCAGAAGGGTCATGGAGATGATTCAGAAGAGCCGGGAGGAAGTCCAGGTTTTGACAAGTACCGTTCGGGGGGAGCTTTTGCTTGGAGCAAGTACGATTCCGGGTGAATATATTTTACCCGGCATTATCGGGCCGTTTCAGCAGTGTTACCCGGAGGTCAAAGTCAGGTTAGAAATCGGTGACAGCAGGGAAGTTGCAAGTAAGGTTTTGGAGGGGGAATTTGAGCTTGGGGTTACTGGTATATTTTTTAAGAATCCGACACTTCGGCAAGAACTTTTTTTCGAAGATGAGCTGGTGGTGATTGTTCCCTGTAAACACAGGTTTGCCGGCAGAGAAAACATAGGGTTGGAGGAAGTTCTCGAAGAACCAATGGTAGCGCGGGAAAGCGGTTCTGGAACTCGAACCGTAGTCGAAGGTAAGTTTGCGGCCCTTGGCATATCCCCTGCGGCATTAAAGATTAAAATGGAGATGGGGAGTAACGAGGCTGTACTAAATGCGGTTGCAGCGGGCCACGGAATTTCGCTGATTTCTCTTCTGGCAGCGCGACCGCGCGCTCAGGCCGGGAAAATATTTTATCTCCGGATCGCGGACCTTCCGCTGAAACGCCCGTTGTATTTTATTACCAGGAAAAACCGCGAGTCAAGTGTGCTCTTAAAAACCTTTCTCACTTTTGTAAAAAATAATCTGAAACAATTTTCCCAGGATCAGCAGGAATTATTGAAATAGGAGAGAATATGTGATATGATAAATAAAAAAGGTTTGGAGATGGGACCACGGAGGTTCCCTTGATCCTGCAGAAGCAGGACGGGATTCGTGGTTTTTTGTTTTTTTGTTGCGTGAGTAGAGAGTGGTGAGTGGTGGGTGGGTAGACTGCATGACTGGTTAAGAACTTATTAAGACAGGAGGTTTTAAGCTATGCACATACCCGACGGGCTCCTTGATGCCAAAACCTGGGGAACCGCTTGGGTTTTAGGGGGGGCGGCGCTTGCTTATGGCGCCACCAAAACCAGAGAAAGGCTGCAAGAACGCCAGGTTCCTTTTATGGGGGTAATGGCTGCCTTTATTTTTGCGGCCCAGATGGTTAATTTTCCCATTGCCGGTGGTACTTCAGGCCATCTTTTAGGTGCTGTTTTAGCCGCCATTCTCCTGGGCCCCTGGACGGCGAGCATTATCATGGCTACCATTCTCGCTTTGCAGGCCTTTGTTTTCCTGGATGGCGGAGTTACCGCATTGGGAGCAAATATCTTGAATATGGCCGTGGTCGCTCCTTTTGCGGGTTACTGGACCTACCGGTTAATTCAGCGGGTTTGGAATAACCGTACAGGAACCCTTGTAGCTACCTTTAGCGCGGCCTGGTTTTCAGTAGTCCTTGCAGCAGGGGCTTGCGCCTTTGAGCTTGCCTTTTCCGGAATGGTTCCCCTGCGTGTTGTACTTCCTGCCATGCTTGGCTGGCACGTGCTCATCGGGATTGGGGAAGCTGTAATTACAACAGTTGTGGTTGGTTATTTAACCCAGGTACGAGCCGACCTGGTATACGAAACTGCTAAGGTGTAAGCGGGGTGAAGATAATGCGAAAAGAGGTCTGGATTTTGCTCATACTGGCGGTATTAATCGCTTTGTTCTTGAGCCCTTTTGCTTCACCTTTTCCCGATGGACTGGAAAGGGTGGCCGAAGATAAGGGATTTCTGGAAAAAAGCGAAGGAAAAGAAATAATTAACTCTCCAATTCCCGATTACATTTTTCCAGGCATTACCAATGAAAAGGTAGCAACGGCAGTGGCGGGAATTGTTGGGACACTTCTTACCTTAACCGTTGCGTACGGGATCGCTGTCTTGATTAAAGGCCGCGCGGCATCAAAACAGGAGATCCAGGAACGGCATGAACAGGTTAGCAGTTAACAGGGTGAGATGATGAAAATTGCGGTAGTTGACGGTCAGGGGGGCGGGATAGGCCGGGTCATTACCGAGCAGATCAGGAAGGCGCTTTCCCCTGAAGTAGAGATTATCGCCCTGGGCACCAATGCGATAGCTACTTCTTTAATGCTGAGGGCCGGGGCGAACGAAGGCGCCAGCGGAGAAAATGCAATAGTTCAAAATGCAGGAGATGTTGATGTAATTGTCGGGCCTTTAGGTATTATCCTCGCTCACTCAATGCGAGGTGAACTTACAGCGGGAATGGCTGAAGCCATTGCAAAAAGCAAAGCCATTAAAATCTTATTACCTTTAACCCTTGCCCAGGTCGAAGTGGTGGGGGTGGAACTTGAACCTCTACCCCACCTGGTGGAAAAGCTTGTTGCCAGGTTAAAAGAAATGACGGAGGTGAAGTAAAAGTGTGTGAGGCTCATGCTTACTTGCGCAAAGGTGAACAAGATGAGCTTTTTTTCGAAAACGTGGACCGGGTCCAGCCTCACGAACAGGGGCTGCTCCTTGAGAACATCTTTGGCCAGCGCAAGATTATCAAGGCACGGATTAAGGAACTTGCCCTGGTAGATCACAAGATTATCTTGGAACAGGATTTGAAAGAGGATTAAATCTATCCAGAAAGCATCTCAAGAAAAAAAGTGGCATAGTCTTTATATCAGGCGAATGAGACCGTGGAGGTTTCGGATGGCTCGCAGGGAGTGGGCCCTAACCACGGTCTTTTTTTGCATACATTTAACCTCCCACAAAAATCGCCCGGGTCTGGCATGCACCCGGGCGGGACACCAATTCCTCCTTTCCTCCTGACATGGAGGCACGAAGCCTGCATGTCAGGAAGCCTTTTTTTCTAGTGCAGGTGGAGCTGCTGGAGTTCCTGAATCAGTCGCTCTCCTTCGGTTATATGTTCTTGCAGATGTCTGATCTTGTCGTGATCTACCTGACTGCGGATTAGTTCTTCAAGTTCTGTACGGTGGGCCGCAACAGAGCCTTCGACATCCTGGTAAATTTCGAGCGCCCGCGCAAAAGTGAGCCCTTTTTTCCTTTCTTCATCAAAGCGGTGCCTTAAGCTAGTACAACTCATTTGAATACCTCCCATTTCTAAGATTTTTATTTAATTTTAATATGCACAAGAACCTCTATATTTATTAAAAATGGACCATGAAGGTCTTAAAAGGCTTCATGGTCTATTGATTTTAATTTTTAAAGAATCTGCCAATCAAAACCACTGGTTGTCGAATTCTCTTTACTTATTTGAAATCCTTTCTCGTTTGACTGATGTTTTCGGGGGTCGAGGATCATTGCGCTTTTCTCTGAGCCAGCTTTTAACACGGTGGTTTCTCGTGTTCGCCTTGCTGCCCGCAGCAGTCCTGGGATATGCGTCCTTCAGGTACACCCTGGTCACCGCCGAGTATTTCTCCTCCCAGATCTTGCAGGTCGTCTGCCAGAAGGAGGCAGAAGTCGTGGCTCGCTGGCTGAGCGCCGCGGTCGACAGGACCCGGGAGGAGGCTGAAGAGGCTGCTTTGGGAGAAACCCCGACCGGCCCTGAGCTTCTCTCGGTGTACCGGAGGATTG encodes the following:
- a CDS encoding DUF3842 family protein, producing the protein MKIAVVDGQGGGIGRVITEQIRKALSPEVEIIALGTNAIATSLMLRAGANEGASGENAIVQNAGDVDVIVGPLGIILAHSMRGELTAGMAEAIAKSKAIKILLPLTLAQVEVVGVELEPLPHLVEKLVARLKEMTEVK
- a CDS encoding PDGLE domain-containing protein — protein: MRKEVWILLILAVLIALFLSPFASPFPDGLERVAEDKGFLEKSEGKEIINSPIPDYIFPGITNEKVATAVAGIVGTLLTLTVAYGIAVLIKGRAASKQEIQERHEQVSS
- a CDS encoding energy-coupling factor ABC transporter permease, with the protein product MHIPDGLLDAKTWGTAWVLGGAALAYGATKTRERLQERQVPFMGVMAAFIFAAQMVNFPIAGGTSGHLLGAVLAAILLGPWTASIIMATILALQAFVFLDGGVTALGANILNMAVVAPFAGYWTYRLIQRVWNNRTGTLVATFSAAWFSVVLAAGACAFELAFSGMVPLRVVLPAMLGWHVLIGIGEAVITTVVVGYLTQVRADLVYETAKV
- a CDS encoding CooT family nickel-binding protein; this encodes MCEAHAYLRKGEQDELFFENVDRVQPHEQGLLLENIFGQRKIIKARIKELALVDHKIILEQDLKED
- a CDS encoding uracil-DNA glycosylase, coding for MDWLPQLDRCDDLEQLKEMSLQCRRCGLRENARGVVFGEGDACATIMFVGEAPGADEDRLGRPFVGTAGQLLDKILAAAGFARESVYITNVAKCRPPDNRLPKKEEAEACFPYLIRQIELIQPRILVCLGTLATQYLVYREAKVALLRGQVFEKGGIKIIPTYHPAALLRDASKKKLVWQDFQHIKELYDQLGGKA
- a CDS encoding selenium metabolism-associated LysR family transcriptional regulator; the encoded protein is MNFMWLHTFNIIVEKKSLTKAARALHLTQPAVSKQLRGLELYYGTPLFHRTTREVELTEAGKIVYEHSRRVMEMIQKSREEVQVLTSTVRGELLLGASTIPGEYILPGIIGPFQQCYPEVKVRLEIGDSREVASKVLEGEFELGVTGIFFKNPTLRQELFFEDELVVIVPCKHRFAGRENIGLEEVLEEPMVARESGSGTRTVVEGKFAALGISPAALKIKMEMGSNEAVLNAVAAGHGISLISLLAARPRAQAGKIFYLRIADLPLKRPLYFITRKNRESSVLLKTFLTFVKNNLKQFSQDQQELLK